A window from Setaria italica strain Yugu1 chromosome VIII, Setaria_italica_v2.0, whole genome shotgun sequence encodes these proteins:
- the LOC101764438 gene encoding protein rtoA-like, giving the protein MESSSPRATVYGTSSDQEEKAPGLTDPEPSDSLSPRVMVDTFSNDSEYVEQMEIVNQVPLQCRTIRKSAKGGHGQGRGSTATHQGTTIIKHEARGGRKGPPSFSSVGVQGGPQSSTGGGNGGLPSSMGNGNGGPPSSIGGGNGGMNSSTGDSNGGTTSSADSGQGGPPSSTGTSSSGSCIKVPDSPSTKKPRLK; this is encoded by the coding sequence atGGAGTCATCATCTCCAAGAGCGACGGTGTATGGCACATCCTCTGATCAAGAGGAGAAAGCTCCAGGGCTGACGGATCCGGAGCCGAGCGATTCATTGTCTCCTAGAGTGATGGTAGACACATTCTCTAATGATTCGGAGTATGTGGAACAAATGGAAATTGTCAATCAAGTGCCTCTCCAATGTCGCACCATCCGCAAGTCAGCCAAAGGTGGCCATGGTCAGGGGCGTGGAAGCACCGCCACTCATCAGGGCACCACCATCATCAAGCATGAGGCTCGAGGAGGCAGGAAGGGACCGCCATCATTCTCGTCAGTCGGCGTCCAAGGAGGTCCACAATCTTCCACGGGCGGTGGCAATGGAGGTCTGCCATCTTCCATGGGCAACGGCAATGGAGGTCCACCATCTTCCATAGGCGGCGGCAATGGAGGCATGAATTCTTCCACGGGCGACAGCAATGGAGGGACAACCTCATCCGCAGATAGTGGCCAAGGAGGTCCGCCATCTTCCACGGGCACCTCATCCTCGGGTAGCTGCATCAAGGTCCCGGACTCACCATCAACCAAGAAGCCTCGCCTCAAGTAG
- the LOC101774022 gene encoding uncharacterized protein LOC101774022: protein MAGTAGSIPKFGEWKASDGGSPYTMYFENARKRRNNSGITPPPGASPAHMVSAPAGHRTPPRTADAKPVKPQDRANRSRNQAKAGQGGSGSVPTWGQWNESNSSAGAQQYTLVFDQLREERSAPPTPSVEQLQRPTPNRATHHDLYDHAPKGFKCCGLFRI, encoded by the exons ATGGCG GGAACTGCTGGGAGCATCCCAAAATTTGGCGAGTGGAAGGCCAGTGACGGTGGTTCCCCTTACACCATGTATTTTGAGAatgcaaggaagagaaggaacaACAGTGGCATCACACCTCCCCCTGGGGCATCTCCAGCTCACATGGTCTCTGCCCCAGCTGGCCATAGAACCCCTCCACGAACAGCTGATGCCAAGCCAGTGAAACCTCAGGACCGCGCCAACCGCTCACGAAACCAAGCCAAA GCTGGACAAGGTGGCTCTGGCTCAGTGCCAACGTGGGGCCAGTGGAATGAGAGCAACAGTAGTGCAGGAGCTCAGCAGTATACGCTTGTCTTCGACCAGCTAAGGGAGGAAAGGAGTGCTCCTCCAACGCCTAGCGTTGAGCAACTGCAACGTCCTACTCCAAATCGAGCCACTCATCATGATCTTTATGACCATGCACCCAAG GGATTTAAATGCTGTGGATTGTTTCGAATCTAA
- the LOC101765237 gene encoding pentatricopeptide repeat-containing protein DWY1, chloroplastic, producing MHEQSDNNLYQLLETLLEKAKTIDYEPYQNAELYDSEDDEKPAAGSLKYHSERLAVALGLLQTPPGATIRATENITMRSDCHSSIKLFSLLANREIVVPDSKRLHKFKDGHCSCGDFGAL from the coding sequence ATGCACGAACAAAGTGATAATAACCTGTATCAACTGCTAGAGACTCTGTTGGAGAAAGCTAAAACCATTGACTATGAACCTTACCAGAATGCAGAGTTGTATGACAGTGAGGATGACGAGAAGCCTGCTGCAGGTTCCCTAAAGTACCATAGTGAGAGATTAGCTGTTGCCCTCGGGTTGCTCCAAACACCTCCAGGTGCAACAATTCGTGCCACAGAGAACATCACCATGCGCAGCGACTGCCACAGTTCAATTAAGCTCTTTTCATTACTTGCAAACAGAGAGATTGTTGTCCCGGACAGTAAACGCCTTCACAAGTTCAAGGATGGCCATTGCTCTTGTGGGGACTTTGGTGCGCTATGA